Proteins encoded within one genomic window of Bombus terrestris chromosome 11, iyBomTerr1.2, whole genome shotgun sequence:
- the LOC100647664 gene encoding 40S ribosomal protein S17, whose protein sequence is MSRVRTKTVKKAAKLIIEKYYTRLTMDFHTNKRICEEIAIIPSKSLRNKIAGFVTHLMKRLRHSQVRGISIKLQEEERERRDNYVPEVSALEHDIIEVDPETKEMLQMLGFNNIPGLQLTQSQLPPYSRRS, encoded by the exons ATG AGTCGCGTCAGGACAAAGACGGTCAAAAAGGCCGCGAAGCTGATTATCGAGAAATACTATACTCGATTGACCATGGATTTCCATACAAATAAAAGGATATGCGAAGAAATTGCTATTATCCCCAGTAAATCTTTGCGAAACAAAATCGCTGG ATTTGTCACACACTTGATGAAGCGTCTGAGACACAGTCAAGTACGTGGTATTTCCATCAAACTccaagaagaagagagagaacgtAGAGACAACTATGTTCCTGAGGTGTCTGCGTTGGAGCACGATATTATCGAAGTAGATCCAGAAACCAAGGAAATGTTACAAATGCTTGGATTTAACAACATTCCAGGACTTCAACTCACACAATCCCAACTACCACCATATAGCAGACGTtcttaa